A genomic window from Gossypium hirsutum isolate 1008001.06 chromosome D12, Gossypium_hirsutum_v2.1, whole genome shotgun sequence includes:
- the LOC121224633 gene encoding UDP-glucose:glycoprotein glucosyltransferase translates to MGELYDMDIKGRPLAYTPFCDNNKEMDGYRFWRQGFWRDHLQGKPYHISALYVVDLVKFRETAAGDHLRVFYETLSKDPNSLANLDQDLPNYAQHRVPIFSLPQEWLWCESWCGNATKSKAKTIDLCNNPMTKEPKLQGARRIVHEWTDLDFEARKFTVKILGDEMDNPEALASSEKSVNDGSSEDLESKAEL, encoded by the exons ATGGGAGAACTTTATGACATGGATATAAAAGGAAGACCTCTTGCATATACTCCTTTCTGTGACAACAATAAGGAGATGGACGGATATCGATTTTGGAGACAA GGATTCTGGAGAGATCATTTACAGGGTAAACCATACCATATAAG TGCATTGTATGTGGTCGATTTGGTGAAGTTTCGTGAGACTGCCGCAGGAGATCATTTAAGAGTCTTTTATGAAACTCTTAGCAAGGATCCAAACAGTCTAGCCAATCTGGATCAG GATCTTCCAAACTATGCACAGCACAGAGTACCCATCTTCTCATTACCGCAAGAATGGCTATGGTGTGAATCATGGTGTGGTAATGCCACAAAATCAAAGGCTAAAACCATCGATCTTTGCAACAATCCCATGACAAAAGAACCCAAACTTCAG GGTGCTAGAAGAATAGTTCATGAGTGGACCGATCTGGACTTTGAAGCAAGAAAATTCACGGTAAAAATATTGGGTGATGAAATGGACAACCCCGAGGCACTAGCATCATCCGAGAAGTCGGTGAATGACGGTTCATCGGAAGATCTAGAATCCAAGGCTGAGTTATGA